One stretch of Limnohabitans sp. DNA includes these proteins:
- the fliG gene encoding flagellar motor switch protein FliG, translated as MATQKAEAKDAKADKVDKPKAGKDTPPALPGVGGISMTEELAELTSTQRAAVLMLLLGEQQASEIIRFLHPKEVQSLGAAMVSVSDLSQETVNIVLDEFVTMLKKQTSLGLGTSDYVEKVLKRALGEDKAASVLSRIMPSQGSKGLEILKWMDARSIAEMIRGEHPQVVAIILSVLEYNVAADVLNFLPEESRPEIIQRIASLETVQPSAMEELEQIMMKQFATSSSSKSSSFGGIKAAAQIMNSVKVELESSIMSGLSQIDGDLMQKIQDNMFTFENLVGVDNRGIQAIMRSAEPDLLMVALKGAPDFVKDKFLDNMSARARVMFVDDMESKGPLRITEVEEAQKNVIRLARKLSDAGELVLAGGGDGFV; from the coding sequence ATGGCCACCCAAAAAGCCGAAGCCAAGGACGCCAAAGCCGACAAAGTCGACAAGCCCAAAGCGGGTAAAGACACGCCCCCCGCATTGCCTGGCGTTGGCGGCATCAGCATGACCGAAGAGTTGGCAGAATTGACCAGCACACAGCGTGCTGCGGTATTGATGTTGCTTTTGGGCGAACAACAAGCCTCCGAAATCATCCGTTTCTTGCACCCCAAGGAAGTTCAGTCACTGGGCGCCGCCATGGTCTCTGTTTCCGATTTGTCGCAAGAAACAGTGAACATTGTTCTGGACGAATTTGTGACCATGCTGAAAAAGCAGACCAGCCTGGGTCTGGGCACAAGTGACTATGTCGAAAAAGTGCTCAAACGCGCTCTGGGCGAAGACAAAGCTGCTTCAGTACTCAGTCGCATCATGCCGAGCCAGGGCAGCAAGGGCCTTGAAATTCTCAAATGGATGGATGCCCGATCGATTGCTGAGATGATCCGCGGGGAACACCCACAGGTGGTGGCCATCATCCTGTCGGTCCTCGAATACAACGTGGCTGCAGACGTGTTGAACTTCTTGCCGGAAGAATCACGCCCGGAAATCATCCAGCGCATTGCCAGCCTGGAAACGGTACAACCTTCGGCCATGGAAGAGCTGGAGCAGATCATGATGAAACAGTTCGCCACAAGCTCCTCATCAAAATCGTCCAGCTTCGGTGGCATCAAGGCGGCAGCCCAAATCATGAATTCGGTCAAGGTTGAGCTCGAATCCTCGATCATGTCAGGACTGTCACAGATCGACGGTGATCTGATGCAAAAGATTCAGGACAACATGTTCACCTTCGAGAACCTGGTGGGCGTGGACAACCGGGGAATCCAGGCCATCATGCGCTCGGCCGAGCCCGACCTTTTGATGGTGGCACTCAAAGGTGCGCCTGACTTCGTCAAGGACAAATTTCTCGACAACATGTCGGCCCGCGCCCGCGTCATGTTTGTGGACGACATGGAAAGCAAAGGCCCGTTGCGTATTACCGAAGTGGAAGAGGCGCAAAAGAACGTCATTCGCCTGGCACGCAAGCTGTCCGATGCGGGCGAGTTGGTTTTGGCAGGAGGCGGCGATGGCTTTGTCTGA
- the fliF gene encoding flagellar basal-body MS-ring/collar protein FliF encodes MATATAPMNSGLMTTPQASSNTPANLPANGSASMVMANAPGANGNVKNAGSMPSPWRTEGMTDNFKNVINQPAVRRVLPLIVMLAVMVIFGLFYAWMQASPYRPVMPGLQEADQQKAFESLKAADFSPKIDPVTGQLTVPSQRFHEARIFLASQGLPKAGATGLDGLKEQSSMTTSQFMEQVRVNAAMEQELARSIMQIGSVQSARVHLATPKQSVFVRDRTPPKASVVLAPYPGRAVSASQVQAIVHLVSSSVPYLAPDHVTVVDNVGKLMTESATEQKLGLTSAQEQHKQQLEEVYRNRILQILAPMVGEANVRSQVNLSLDFTQIESTTEDFDNRDKGPRTRSEVLTEDRAVNRGAEGIPGTLTNTPPAEPNTTKETQEDGNKTQGESGSTLSSRSTRNFELDRTVRHVRNASGGIMKVSVAVVVNERPVPPPAKDATAVPNAPTTQAYTPQELEQMLQVVRGVVGYDQQRGDNVSVVPAKFEPVSPLETIPWYLEDAVQTGIKGGLLAISFIAFMLIVVRPIMRQMLTTNTTYNDRVKAALSDGELSEADMRMIQIGEGESLEEIKAKLKPKKSSISMDMLDTANTYDDKVALIRMLVAEDSGRVANVLKGMIKSS; translated from the coding sequence ATGGCCACAGCCACTGCACCTATGAACTCCGGCTTGATGACGACGCCTCAAGCATCCAGCAACACCCCGGCCAACTTGCCCGCCAATGGCTCGGCCAGCATGGTCATGGCCAACGCCCCGGGGGCCAATGGCAACGTCAAAAACGCAGGGAGCATGCCCAGCCCCTGGCGTACAGAAGGCATGACTGACAACTTCAAAAATGTGATCAATCAACCTGCCGTGCGCCGGGTTCTGCCGCTCATCGTCATGCTGGCAGTGATGGTCATTTTTGGTCTGTTCTATGCCTGGATGCAAGCGAGCCCCTACCGGCCCGTAATGCCAGGCTTGCAAGAAGCCGATCAGCAAAAGGCTTTTGAATCGCTCAAGGCTGCGGACTTCAGCCCCAAAATCGATCCGGTCACAGGACAACTGACGGTGCCCAGCCAGCGTTTTCATGAAGCCCGGATTTTCCTGGCCTCACAAGGTTTACCCAAAGCCGGGGCTACGGGTCTTGACGGCCTGAAGGAACAGTCGTCCATGACGACCAGCCAATTCATGGAGCAAGTCAGGGTCAATGCTGCCATGGAGCAGGAGCTGGCACGCAGCATCATGCAAATTGGCAGCGTACAAAGTGCCCGCGTGCACCTGGCCACCCCCAAGCAAAGCGTTTTTGTACGAGACCGAACGCCGCCCAAGGCCTCTGTGGTGTTAGCGCCCTATCCTGGGCGCGCAGTGTCGGCCTCTCAAGTGCAGGCCATCGTGCACTTGGTCTCCTCCAGCGTGCCCTATCTGGCACCGGACCATGTCACCGTGGTGGACAACGTGGGCAAACTCATGACCGAGTCGGCCACAGAGCAAAAGCTAGGTTTGACATCGGCCCAAGAACAGCACAAGCAGCAACTCGAAGAGGTTTACCGCAACCGAATCCTGCAAATTCTGGCCCCCATGGTGGGCGAGGCCAACGTGCGCTCGCAGGTAAACCTGTCGCTGGACTTCACCCAGATTGAAAGCACAACCGAGGACTTTGACAACCGTGACAAAGGGCCTCGCACCCGCTCCGAAGTGCTGACCGAAGACCGTGCTGTCAACCGGGGAGCTGAAGGCATTCCAGGGACCTTGACCAATACACCCCCTGCAGAGCCGAACACAACCAAGGAAACCCAGGAGGATGGCAACAAAACTCAGGGGGAATCGGGCAGCACACTCAGCAGTCGTTCGACCCGCAACTTTGAACTCGACCGTACCGTGCGCCACGTGCGTAACGCCTCTGGCGGCATCATGAAAGTCAGTGTGGCGGTGGTCGTGAACGAGCGCCCTGTACCGCCCCCCGCCAAAGATGCCACCGCGGTGCCCAACGCCCCAACTACACAAGCCTACACGCCTCAAGAGCTGGAGCAAATGCTGCAAGTGGTGCGCGGGGTGGTGGGCTACGACCAGCAGCGCGGCGACAACGTCTCGGTGGTACCCGCCAAATTCGAGCCAGTCTCGCCGCTGGAGACCATCCCCTGGTACCTTGAAGATGCAGTGCAAACCGGCATCAAAGGCGGCTTGCTGGCCATCAGTTTCATCGCATTCATGTTGATCGTGGTGCGCCCGATCATGCGCCAAATGCTTACCACCAACACCACCTACAACGACCGGGTCAAGGCTGCTCTGAGCGATGGCGAATTGAGCGAAGCCGACATGCGCATGATCCAGATTGGGGAGGGCGAGAGTCTGGAAGAAATCAAGGCCAAGCTCAAACCCAAGAAGTCCAGCATCTCCATGGACATGCTGGACACCGCCAACACCTACGACGACAAAGTAGCGCTCATCCGCATGTTGGTGGCCGAAGACTCGGGCCGTGTGGCCAACGTGCTCAAGGGCATGATCAAGTCCAGCTAA
- the fliE gene encoding flagellar hook-basal body complex protein FliE: MIEKTISPASIQSMLQTLRSHQAQVAGKTADMLNGSEAIADAGSTQKTGFSDLVSGALGQVNKLQLESSAMRTAFDRGENIALTDVVLGMQKSSLAFEATLQVRNKVLKAYEEILNMPV; encoded by the coding sequence ATGATCGAAAAAACCATCTCTCCAGCCAGCATTCAGTCGATGCTGCAAACCCTGCGCAGCCACCAAGCTCAAGTAGCGGGCAAAACAGCAGACATGCTCAACGGGTCCGAAGCGATCGCTGACGCAGGCAGTACCCAGAAAACAGGTTTTTCCGATCTGGTCTCTGGGGCGCTTGGACAGGTCAACAAGCTGCAACTTGAATCATCGGCGATGCGAACCGCCTTTGATCGTGGCGAAAACATAGCGCTAACCGACGTGGTGCTGGGTATGCAGAAATCTTCGCTGGCTTTTGAGGCGACCTTGCAAGTACGCAACAAAGTGCTCAAGGCCTACGAAGAAATTTTGAACATGCCGGTCTGA
- a CDS encoding sigma-54 dependent transcriptional regulator, whose translation MTTPLALWLDPEATLSPEHSHALQVSGWAVLPETTLDNLLNHAPDAAIVVLHLTLDISRLRAVQQILQDAGLSTPVVCRVDRHELDLAVEATQAGALTVLAAQDVRTASWQRLQNQINPTAPRTMPHLVRNVVFVDPASQHLLALAQKVAQADVTALLVGPTGSGKEVLARVLHGTSGRAQGPFVALNCAAMPENLIEDMLFGHEKGAFTGAHREQKGLFEQAQGGTLFLDEIGEMPMHLQSKLLRVLQERQLTRLGGQSVIQLNVRIVAATNKDLKKAITDREFREDLYYRIATFRMRLLPLAERPGDIIPLAMQCLLHQDKRPWQLHPQAQKQLLQYPWPGNVRELENVMRRAMVLCTDHVVTPAHLMFDDWLTPSAVPLVASWGAALADELDAAASLAHRQQLMAAAKDNMDLQEQDNTEKTGNLPTDLLSAARMNEHQVIMATLASTPSKTEAAKRLGISPRTLRYKIAQLREHGLGMASAAY comes from the coding sequence ATGACCACCCCTCTGGCCCTTTGGCTGGACCCCGAAGCAACCCTGAGCCCCGAGCACAGCCATGCCTTGCAGGTCAGTGGTTGGGCTGTGCTGCCTGAGACCACTTTGGACAACTTGCTGAACCACGCGCCCGATGCGGCCATAGTGGTGCTGCACCTGACTTTGGACATATCGCGACTGAGGGCTGTGCAACAGATTTTGCAAGACGCGGGGCTGAGCACGCCTGTGGTGTGCCGCGTTGACCGCCATGAACTGGATCTGGCCGTTGAGGCCACCCAAGCGGGTGCGTTGACCGTGCTGGCTGCTCAAGACGTTCGCACCGCCTCTTGGCAACGTCTGCAAAATCAAATCAACCCGACAGCCCCTCGCACGATGCCTCACCTTGTTCGGAACGTGGTTTTCGTGGACCCAGCCAGCCAGCACCTGCTGGCTCTGGCCCAAAAGGTGGCTCAAGCCGATGTGACCGCTTTGCTGGTGGGCCCCACCGGTTCGGGCAAAGAAGTTCTGGCCCGCGTGCTGCACGGAACTTCTGGCCGCGCCCAGGGCCCGTTTGTTGCACTCAACTGTGCTGCCATGCCGGAGAACCTGATCGAAGACATGCTGTTTGGTCATGAAAAAGGGGCCTTCACCGGGGCTCACCGCGAACAAAAAGGCTTGTTCGAGCAAGCCCAGGGCGGCACCTTGTTTCTGGACGAGATTGGCGAGATGCCCATGCACCTGCAAAGCAAACTGCTGCGCGTGTTGCAAGAGCGACAACTCACACGCCTGGGTGGCCAAAGTGTGATCCAGCTGAATGTGCGCATCGTGGCGGCCACCAACAAGGACCTGAAAAAAGCCATCACCGATCGCGAGTTTCGCGAAGACCTGTACTACCGCATCGCCACTTTCCGCATGAGATTATTGCCCTTGGCCGAGCGTCCCGGCGACATCATCCCCTTGGCCATGCAGTGCCTGTTGCACCAAGACAAAAGGCCTTGGCAACTGCACCCCCAAGCCCAAAAGCAACTGCTTCAATACCCCTGGCCTGGCAATGTACGCGAGCTGGAAAACGTGATGCGTCGCGCCATGGTGCTGTGCACGGACCATGTGGTTACGCCCGCACACCTGATGTTTGACGACTGGTTGACCCCCAGCGCTGTGCCGCTGGTCGCCTCTTGGGGAGCAGCACTCGCTGACGAGCTGGACGCCGCCGCGTCGCTTGCGCACCGGCAGCAGTTGATGGCAGCTGCCAAGGACAACATGGACCTGCAAGAACAAGACAACACCGAAAAAACCGGCAACTTGCCCACTGACCTGCTCAGTGCGGCACGCATGAACGAGCACCAGGTCATCATGGCCACATTGGCCAGCACACCCAGCAAAACCGAAGCGGCCAAACGCCTGGGCATCAGCCCGCGCACCTTGCGCTACAAGATAGCCCAGTTGCGTGAACATGGCCTAGGCATGGCCAGCGCAGCTTACTGA
- a CDS encoding flagellin codes for MNVINTNIKSLVSQNAMVKNNRDLANAMQELSTGKRINSAKDDAAGLAITSRMTSQITGLNQAIRNGNDSVSMLQTTEGAMIEMTNMLQRMRELAIQSSNDTYTAIDRGYLDLEFQQLKAEVNRITKDTEWNGMPVLNGTVQNDEGTFGKFEFQVGANQGQIIMHTIANMGFRDDAKTSFATTTANASGVHQVSTLTLSGTYKAGDTISFSVGGEDKTYSVLEEDLTSSSNDTNLASIAAKLLTTAETPMGLADQADVTASGSVLTFTAATAGTEFSTSTATDLVDTGVLKNTRALTILNNTDSNASISELDVAINRINTERAGIGAVVNRLTYAMDNLTNVSQNTSESRSRIMDADYAKASSELARTQIISQAATAMLAQANQQPQTVMKLLQG; via the coding sequence ATGAACGTCATCAACACCAACATCAAGTCACTCGTTTCGCAAAACGCGATGGTCAAGAACAACCGCGATTTAGCCAATGCGATGCAGGAATTGTCCACGGGCAAGCGCATCAATTCAGCCAAGGACGATGCCGCGGGTCTGGCGATTACATCGCGCATGACTTCGCAAATCACCGGTTTGAACCAGGCCATCCGCAACGGCAATGATTCGGTATCGATGCTGCAAACCACCGAAGGGGCCATGATCGAGATGACCAACATGCTGCAGCGCATGCGTGAATTGGCCATCCAGTCGTCCAACGACACCTACACAGCCATTGACCGGGGTTATCTGGATCTGGAGTTTCAGCAACTCAAAGCTGAAGTCAACCGCATTACCAAAGACACCGAATGGAACGGCATGCCTGTTCTGAATGGCACCGTTCAAAACGATGAAGGCACATTCGGAAAATTCGAATTTCAGGTGGGTGCCAATCAGGGACAGATCATCATGCACACCATAGCCAATATGGGGTTTCGCGATGATGCGAAAACCAGCTTTGCTACAACAACAGCCAACGCCTCAGGTGTTCATCAAGTTTCCACACTGACTCTGAGTGGCACTTACAAAGCCGGGGACACCATCTCTTTTAGTGTTGGCGGCGAAGATAAAACCTATAGCGTGCTGGAAGAAGATCTCACCAGCTCATCAAACGATACGAATTTGGCGAGCATTGCAGCCAAGCTTCTAACGACTGCAGAGACCCCAATGGGCTTGGCCGATCAAGCCGATGTGACTGCTTCCGGCAGTGTTTTGACCTTTACTGCAGCAACTGCCGGCACGGAATTTTCCACAAGCACCGCCACTGACCTCGTGGATACAGGCGTTCTCAAAAATACGCGCGCCTTGACGATTTTGAACAACACCGACTCCAACGCCTCCATCTCCGAACTCGATGTCGCCATCAACCGCATCAACACCGAGCGCGCTGGCATCGGCGCGGTCGTCAACCGATTGACCTACGCGATGGACAACCTGACGAACGTGTCGCAAAACACGTCCGAATCACGCAGCCGCATCATGGATGCCGACTACGCCAAGGCCTCCAGCGAGCTGGCCCGCACACAAATCATCTCGCAAGCGGCCACAGCCATGCTGGCCCAGGCCAACCAGCAACCTCAAACGGTGATGAAGCTGCTGCAAGGTTAA
- a CDS encoding flagellin: protein MGNVVNTNVNAIAAHQALSNAQKTLDKSMVQINTGQKVHCAADDASGLAISNKMTTQIRSLNMAIRNANDGIAMLQTADAASSQITMMLMRMREMAVLSANGTNDTPERDGLQLEFRALQTQLGDTIRNTSWNGMKLLDGDAGSGGTVTFQVNSNSADSISLPLATLNSGDITTVLASGSTRIDTASAAQGSLATIDEAIRQIDGERSKWGAMMNRLSHAAENASNVALHNSASRSRILDTDYAQATAEMARSMILDQAGMAMLSQANQQPMYVLALLR, encoded by the coding sequence ATGGGCAATGTTGTCAACACCAACGTGAACGCCATTGCAGCCCATCAGGCTTTGTCCAATGCGCAAAAAACGCTGGACAAATCCATGGTTCAAATCAACACAGGACAAAAAGTCCATTGTGCTGCGGACGATGCCTCTGGTCTGGCCATCAGCAACAAAATGACAACGCAAATTCGAAGTCTCAATATGGCAATTCGAAATGCAAATGATGGCATTGCAATGCTTCAGACTGCGGATGCAGCAAGCAGCCAGATCACAATGATGCTGATGCGGATGCGCGAAATGGCTGTTCTTTCGGCCAATGGGACAAACGACACACCTGAACGCGATGGTCTCCAGCTCGAATTCAGAGCTTTACAAACGCAACTGGGTGACACCATCCGCAACACCAGCTGGAACGGCATGAAGTTACTCGATGGCGATGCGGGATCGGGTGGAACGGTTACTTTTCAGGTCAACTCCAACAGCGCTGATTCAATCAGCCTGCCTTTGGCCACACTCAACAGCGGGGATATCACGACCGTGCTCGCCAGCGGCTCCACACGCATTGATACCGCGTCGGCTGCTCAAGGCAGTCTGGCCACCATTGATGAGGCCATCCGTCAAATTGACGGCGAGAGAAGCAAATGGGGGGCCATGATGAATCGCTTGAGCCACGCAGCCGAAAACGCCAGCAACGTTGCCCTGCACAACAGTGCCTCACGAAGTCGCATTTTGGATACGGACTACGCACAAGCAACGGCTGAAATGGCCAGGTCCATGATCCTCGACCAAGCCGGTATGGCCATGCTGTCGCAGGCAAACCAGCAACCCATGTACGTGCTGGCCCTGCTGCGATGA
- a CDS encoding flagellin, with translation MSVINTNVKSLVAQNAMTINNRSMNKAMEQLSTGSRINSAADDATGLGIANKMTAQIRGLNQAVRNANDGISMIQTAEGATKEITNMLQRMRELAVQSANGTYNDADDRASLDAEFTELVSQISDIAANTKWNNTAVIDSSVSSTDFQVGANSSETMTWTMSKLDTTTLGVASSKVDDVTSATAALTALDSAIGLVDTARSTMGAMVNRLTYAADNLANISQNTSASRSRIQDTDYATATTELARTQIIAQAATAMLAQANQQPQMVLKLLG, from the coding sequence ATGTCAGTTATCAACACCAACGTGAAATCCCTTGTGGCACAAAACGCCATGACCATCAACAACCGTTCCATGAACAAGGCGATGGAGCAACTCTCCACCGGCAGCCGGATCAATAGCGCTGCTGACGATGCGACCGGCTTGGGAATTGCAAACAAGATGACCGCACAAATCCGCGGCTTGAACCAAGCGGTTCGCAATGCAAACGACGGCATCTCGATGATTCAGACAGCGGAAGGAGCCACCAAAGAAATCACCAACATGCTGCAGCGCATGCGTGAACTGGCAGTGCAGTCTGCCAACGGCACTTACAACGACGCAGACGATCGCGCATCCCTCGATGCTGAATTCACGGAGCTTGTCTCTCAGATTTCAGACATTGCTGCAAACACAAAATGGAACAACACTGCCGTGATCGACAGCTCAGTCTCCAGCACCGATTTCCAGGTTGGCGCAAACTCCTCGGAAACCATGACCTGGACAATGTCCAAACTTGACACAACCACTTTGGGTGTGGCCAGTTCAAAAGTGGATGATGTCACCAGTGCAACAGCAGCCCTCACAGCCCTTGATTCAGCCATTGGTCTGGTTGATACCGCACGTTCCACCATGGGGGCCATGGTCAACCGTCTGACATACGCAGCCGATAACCTGGCCAACATCTCCCAAAACACTTCGGCATCACGCAGCCGCATACAGGATACAGATTACGCCACGGCCACCACAGAACTGGCTCGGACCCAGATCATCGCTCAGGCAGCAACGGCCATGCTCGCACAGGCCAACCAGCAGCCACAAATGGTCCTGAAACTTTTGGGTTGA
- a CDS encoding flagellar protein FlaG encodes MSNDIQTRASTAPVMGAAMPAAGSADVQLRPQAPAQAKPAEENKPDPQEARRILQEATEHLNKQMQRNSRALSFSVDDIARKVVITVKNLEGEVVRQIPSEVALRVAHNLDDIKGLLQDGKS; translated from the coding sequence ATGAGCAACGACATCCAAACCCGCGCCTCCACAGCCCCTGTCATGGGTGCTGCCATGCCCGCTGCAGGTTCAGCAGACGTACAGCTTCGACCACAAGCCCCGGCACAAGCCAAACCAGCGGAGGAAAACAAACCCGACCCGCAGGAGGCCCGACGCATCCTGCAAGAGGCCACCGAACACCTGAACAAACAAATGCAGCGCAACAGCCGCGCCCTGAGTTTCAGTGTGGACGACATAGCCAGGAAGGTGGTCATAACGGTAAAAAACCTCGAAGGCGAAGTGGTACGCCAGATCCCCAGCGAAGTGGCCTTGCGCGTGGCGCACAACCTGGATGACATAAAAGGACTGCTGCAAGACGGCAAATCCTGA
- the fliD gene encoding flagellar filament capping protein FliD → MATSSIVNTLGAGSGIDVKSLAQSLVDAEKTPKKERIETKITQSEARISGYSAIKYALSTLKTAFGKLNDANDFSSIQPSNTQPAAFGVSAGPSAEAGSYSIEVLQTALAQRTASSNFADRATSLNGGAAFTLKLSIGGVSKGSIDVTTATPTGLVSAINGAKLGVTAQLINTGSAYNVVVTGETGEAQNFSLTSDDGTGSAVAEVGFTNALQTAANARFKVNGLEVSRSSNTINDVIDGVTLDLYANSTGAARLDLNRNTASIKDNIQALVTAYNDFEETLRILGDSTSEVEEFGGALSGDSLLQSVRSQVRGMITNNSSTPGTTIKAARDVGLSIDRFGKLTLNEDKLDTALQNNFSEVSTMFSAGTNNQSIYSTAPAGLAGGAINSIEKMLLSTGLIDTKSKSATTQIAKYKEDLILLDERMEKLMTRYMNQFSVMESIVGNSNSMRESLKGTFESMMKAYSN, encoded by the coding sequence ATGGCCACCAGCAGCATTGTCAACACCCTCGGCGCCGGCTCCGGCATCGACGTGAAGAGTCTCGCCCAAAGTCTGGTGGATGCCGAAAAAACGCCCAAAAAAGAGCGCATCGAAACCAAAATCACCCAGTCAGAAGCGCGCATCAGCGGCTACAGCGCCATCAAATACGCCCTTTCTACGCTGAAAACCGCTTTTGGCAAACTCAACGATGCCAACGATTTCAGCTCCATCCAACCCAGCAACACGCAACCTGCGGCATTTGGCGTCAGCGCCGGCCCATCAGCCGAAGCGGGAAGCTACAGCATCGAGGTGCTGCAAACAGCGCTGGCCCAACGCACGGCCAGCAGCAACTTTGCTGACCGGGCTACCAGCCTCAATGGTGGAGCTGCCTTCACGCTGAAGTTGAGCATTGGCGGCGTGAGCAAAGGATCCATCGACGTCACCACGGCCACGCCGACTGGCCTGGTCAGCGCGATCAACGGTGCCAAGTTGGGCGTGACGGCACAACTCATCAACACTGGCAGTGCTTACAACGTCGTCGTGACGGGCGAAACCGGGGAGGCTCAAAACTTCAGCCTGACCAGCGACGACGGCACCGGCTCGGCTGTGGCCGAAGTGGGCTTTACCAACGCCTTGCAAACCGCCGCCAACGCCCGATTCAAAGTCAACGGCCTGGAAGTCAGTCGTAGCAGCAACACCATTAACGACGTGATCGATGGCGTCACCCTGGACCTGTACGCCAACAGTACAGGCGCAGCACGACTCGATCTGAACCGAAACACAGCAAGCATCAAGGACAACATCCAGGCCCTGGTGACCGCTTACAACGACTTTGAAGAAACCCTGAGAATTCTGGGCGACAGCACCAGCGAAGTGGAAGAATTTGGCGGTGCCCTGAGCGGCGACAGTCTGCTGCAAAGTGTGCGCAGCCAGGTGCGCGGCATGATCACCAACAACTCGTCCACCCCTGGCACCACCATCAAGGCCGCGCGTGATGTGGGGCTGAGCATCGACCGATTTGGCAAACTCACCCTGAATGAAGACAAGCTCGATACGGCCCTGCAAAACAACTTCAGCGAAGTATCCACCATGTTCAGCGCCGGCACCAACAACCAAAGCATCTACAGCACTGCACCTGCAGGTTTGGCAGGCGGTGCCATCAACAGCATTGAAAAAATGCTGCTATCGACTGGCTTGATTGACACCAAAAGCAAAAGTGCGACCACCCAAATTGCCAAATACAAAGAAGATCTGATCCTGCTCGACGAGCGTATGGAAAAGCTGATGACCCGCTACATGAATCAGTTCAGCGTGATGGAAAGCATTGTGGGCAACAGCAACAGCATGCGCGAAAGCCTCAAAGGAACCTTTGAAAGCATGATGAAAGCCTACAGCAACTGA
- the flgL gene encoding flagellar hook-associated protein FlgL, producing the protein MKISTSFMFDRATERMSTTQNKLTTTQAQMTTGKKILSPSAAPDQATAILRLKGEVERQNGHIRTLDVAIRRFAAEETALSASNDLLIRLKELGLQAANATLAPDDRKVMAVEMKALRDQLLSLGNSQDDSGNYLFAGTRVKTPAFAENGSGQVLYQGDQTGIRIPVDVERSVQLTRAGTDVYNRVVRDDGSPVDFFDALDDMIHATEHSQSHGIQRGIADLTQMHNTLTLSQAQNGSDQQVLIAQKDVLEETQLRIKSTLSDIEDLDYREAITRMNLEIMGLEAAMGSFAKISGLSLFDYIRG; encoded by the coding sequence ATGAAAATCTCCACCTCATTCATGTTTGATCGCGCCACTGAGCGCATGAGCACCACCCAAAACAAACTGACCACCACCCAAGCCCAGATGACCACGGGCAAAAAAATTCTGTCTCCGAGTGCGGCTCCCGACCAGGCCACCGCGATCCTGCGTCTCAAGGGCGAAGTGGAGCGGCAAAATGGCCACATTCGCACGCTCGACGTGGCCATACGACGTTTCGCTGCTGAAGAAACGGCCTTGTCGGCCTCCAATGACCTCTTGATTCGACTCAAAGAGCTCGGCTTGCAAGCGGCCAACGCGACATTGGCACCCGATGACCGAAAAGTCATGGCCGTCGAAATGAAAGCCCTGCGTGACCAACTCCTGAGCCTGGGCAATAGCCAAGATGACAGCGGCAACTATTTGTTTGCGGGCACACGGGTCAAGACCCCCGCTTTTGCCGAAAACGGCTCTGGCCAAGTGCTCTACCAAGGTGATCAAACCGGGATACGCATCCCAGTGGACGTGGAGCGTTCGGTTCAATTGACCCGTGCGGGCACCGATGTGTACAACCGCGTCGTCCGGGACGACGGGTCACCTGTTGATTTTTTTGACGCGCTGGACGACATGATCCACGCCACAGAGCACAGCCAAAGCCATGGCATTCAGCGCGGCATTGCCGACCTGACCCAAATGCACAACACCTTGACGCTGTCACAAGCGCAAAACGGCTCGGACCAGCAGGTGCTGATTGCCCAAAAAGACGTGCTTGAAGAGACGCAACTTCGCATCAAATCCACCCTGTCAGACATAGAAGACCTGGACTACAGGGAGGCCATCACCCGCATGAACCTGGAAATCATGGGACTCGAAGCGGCCATGGGCAGCTTTGCCAAAATCTCCGGCCTGTCACTTTTTGATTACATCCGGGGCTGA